In Sodalis ligni, a single genomic region encodes these proteins:
- a CDS encoding tail fiber assembly protein gives MMADKIKGVLDKNNQAISSGWTTVYNIDNLTNEFIGSSDEYLMVGVGLPALSTIDEPPAHQDGFAICRNSTGDGWEQIEDHRGETVYNTATLQSVVVQDIGAIDASLTLLAPATPYDAWNGSEWVTDSAALETAQIDAAVAQKSALISAANLKTQLWQTQLMLGIISDSDKSTLTTWMKYVQAVQAVDTTAAEITWPSVPD, from the coding sequence ATGATGGCTGACAAAATAAAGGGGGTTCTGGATAAAAATAATCAGGCCATTTCCAGTGGATGGACTACGGTCTACAATATAGATAACCTTACTAATGAATTTATTGGTAGCTCTGATGAATATTTAATGGTTGGCGTTGGATTACCTGCCTTATCTACTATTGATGAACCGCCTGCTCATCAAGATGGTTTCGCGATTTGCCGCAATTCAACCGGTGATGGATGGGAGCAAATTGAAGATCACCGAGGAGAAACGGTATACAACACAGCTACGCTGCAATCCGTGGTGGTTCAGGATATTGGCGCAATTGATGCGTCCTTGACTCTGCTTGCCCCGGCTACCCCTTATGATGCATGGAATGGCTCTGAATGGGTGACAGACTCCGCAGCACTTGAAACCGCACAAATAGATGCCGCCGTCGCTCAAAAATCGGCATTAATATCCGCGGCTAATTTAAAAACCCAACTGTGGCAAACTCAATTAATGCTGGGAATTATCTCTGATAGCGATAAATCAACCCTAACAACATGGATGAAATATGTTCAAGCGGTGCAGGCCGTAGATACTACAGCAGCGGAAATTACCTGGCCCTCTGTTCCAGATTGA
- a CDS encoding energy-coupling factor ABC transporter permease has product MHIEDGILPLTACAVYYAVTAVFVVPGIYEIKRKIKTNLAYKPFLAMIGVAVFVISAMHLPVPVTGSSSHPCGTPLAAIIIGPFATAVVSMIVLFFQAVFLGHGGITTIGANTVSMGIAGAFSGYAVWKFFRAFRFPLWLAAGMAGLVGDLVTYLTSAFELALSLHGNVPLVKQWMIFFMGYGPTQLPLAVAEAVFTAAVLQAMVSRRPDLLPGILTRTGA; this is encoded by the coding sequence ATGCATATCGAAGATGGAATTTTACCGCTGACGGCATGCGCCGTTTATTATGCCGTGACGGCGGTTTTTGTTGTGCCGGGCATCTATGAAATAAAAAGAAAAATCAAAACTAATCTCGCTTATAAACCTTTCCTCGCCATGATCGGCGTCGCGGTGTTTGTTATCTCGGCGATGCATTTGCCGGTGCCGGTCACCGGCTCCAGCTCTCATCCGTGCGGCACGCCATTGGCGGCGATTATTATCGGTCCGTTCGCCACCGCGGTGGTGTCGATGATTGTGCTGTTTTTCCAGGCGGTCTTCCTGGGCCATGGCGGCATTACCACCATCGGCGCCAATACGGTCTCCATGGGCATTGCCGGGGCTTTTTCCGGTTACGCCGTGTGGAAATTCTTCAGGGCGTTTCGTTTTCCGTTATGGCTCGCCGCGGGCATGGCCGGCCTGGTGGGGGATTTGGTGACCTATCTCACCAGCGCGTTTGAGCTGGCGTTAAGCCTGCACGGCAACGTTCCGCTGGTGAAGCAGTGGATGATTTTTTTCATGGGCTACGGTCCGACGCAGCTGCCGCTGGCGGTGGCCGAGGCGGTTTTTACCGCCGCGGTGCTGCAGGCCATGGTCAGCCGGCGACCTGACCTGTTGCCGGGAATCTTGACGAGAACGGGAGCATAA